The Prevotella herbatica genome contains the following window.
AAAGCTGTGATGACATCAACAGAACATCATAGCGGTACAGACAGAATTGAAGAAGCTCTACAAAAAGTAGGTGGTGATTTTGATGTAGTTGTAAACATTCAGGGAGACGAGCCTTTCATACAAAAATCTCAAATAGAGACTCTCTGTAAATGTTTTGATGATAAAAATACACAGATAGCCACACTCGGAAAGCCTTTTGAGAGCATTGAAGCGGTAGAAAATCCAAACTCTCCTAAAATAGTTCTAGACAACAATGGTTATGCCATGTACTTCAGTCGTAGCATCATACCATTTATACGCGGTGTCGAAAAGAATGAATGGCTAAATAAACATGCTTTCTTGAAACATCTTGGTGTATATGCATACAGGTCAAACGTTCTAAATGAAATAACAAAACTGCCTCAATCTGAATTGGAGCTTGCTGAAAGTCTTGAACAACTACGCTGGCTACAAAACGGATACAAGATAAAAGTTGGACTTACTAATGCCGAAACCGTTGGCATTGACACCCCTGACGATCTAAAAAGGGCCGAGGATTTTATTCGTAATCGTCAATAACATTATTTGTAAAGTCCATCATTGGTTTGGCTGTCTTCAAAATATCTACCATATTTTCTAGCCAGCCATCACCTTCGTAATAATCATCAGAAACATATTTCCAACAAGCATAGTCTTTCATTTTAAGATACTCTATAAACTCATAATCACGAGGGAATCCTTTTGGAGATGTCTTAAGATGTGTTAGTCCAAATCCTTTTCCACTATGTTTTTCCCAATCACCCTCATTAGGATAACCAAATAGATTAATAAACTTACCATTCTCAACACACTTACGCCACTCATCAATATTTCCCATTATCTCATTTCTACAAGCCGTAAGGATGTTTGTAGGCAACCAATAAGCGCCGGCTGAAACGAGACATGCTTCAGGCTGAAGATGAATATAATATCCAGCATGAAGAGATTTTTTTCCATGAGCACCTATATATGCCCCGAAATGATCTTTGTATGGTCGTTTGTCTTCTCTGAAACGAACATCACGATAAAAACGAAAACATGCATCCTTCGCTGTTATGTGTGAAATCGAAGGATCAAACTGCGAAATGGCAGCAATTGCTTTAGTGACACCTGCCTCGAATTCAGCCTTGCAACTATCATATTCGTCCTTATTCTCATGAAACCAATCACGATTATTGTTTTTGGAAACATCACTTAAGAAATTCAAAATTCTTTTAGCATCCATAGTTTATTTATTTCGTTATTCTGTTGCAAAGATACTATTTTTTTGTATTTTTGCAACATGACAAGAAAAGAAAGATTCAACTATATTTTAGATTACTTCAGTAAGAAAGTTGGAAACGTAACAACCGAACTTGATTTCGGTAGTGCTTTTCAATTACTCGTTGCGACTTTACTTAGCGCACAATGCACTGACAAACGCATAAACATGGTCACTCCAAATTTGTTTAAGCATTATCCTACTGCAAATGAAATGGCAAAGGCTGATGTTGAAGACATATTTGAATTAGTTAAAAGCGTAAGCTATCCTAATGCAAAAGCTAATCACCTTTCGGAGATGTCGAAAATGCTGATGAGTGACTTTGATGGGAACGTTCCTGACAACACCGAAGATTTAACAAAACTACCTGGAGTTGGAAGAAAAACAGCAAACGTAATTCAGGCAGTATGGTTTGGTAAACCTACTCTTGCGGTTGACACACATGTATATAGAGTAAGCCACAGGCTAGGACTTGTTCCAGCTAATGCCAATACTCCATTTAAGGTTGAATGTGAACTATTGAAATACATTCCAGAGAATGAAGTAACAAACGCTCATCACTGGTTACTTTTGCATGGAAGATACACATGTAAAAGTCTGAATCCACAATGCGATAAATGTGCATTGAATGATATATGCCCAAAGATTATGGAAGGAAGTAAACTAGCTTAAAATTAAAAAAGGTTGAAAGAATTTCTTTCAACCTTTTTTATATTATAAATAATGATATATATTATTTTTTCTCAGTAGCAGCCATCTTTGCAGAAGGCTTGTATGACTTGTTAAGACCTGCAATAACCTCATTTGTTATATCATAAGTCTTATCAGCATAAAGAAGGTTGTCACCAGCCTTGCTCAAAATCAAAGTATATTTCTTATCCTTATTATAAACCTTCAGGAAATTCTGTATACTGTCACGAAGAGCATTATTATATTTATTTGTCTCACTCTGGAACTCAGCACTCAAACGTTGATTCAATGTTTGCAAATCAGCATTCTGTCTCTGCAAACCAGCATTGATGGCCTCAGCTTGCTCACGTGTATAAGCATTCTGCTGAACTTTTTGCTGAAAATTAGCAGCAGCTGCCTGTAGTTGTTGCTGCTTTGCAGCAAGAGTACTCTGAATATTCTGGCCCTTCTTCTGTAAAGTCAAAGAATAGTCCTTACAGAACTTGTATTGACTCATAATACTGTCAACTTCAACATAAGCAATCTTAAGTTTTGTTGGATTTGACTGAGCGGCATCAGATTTAGAGTCCAGCTTTGGAGCAGACTGGTCGCAACTAGTCATAGCCATCGTAGCTACAGCTACAACTGCCATGGTCTTGAAAATGTTTTTCTTGTTCATTTTTATTTATCTTTTAACTTTTTGAATCAATAAATTCACAGTACACATTAGCTAATCAATAAGCTTTACCTGCTTTACGAGCTTCTTTGTCCTGATCTATAACACAGTGTATCCCCTTCCTTCGCAATCCAGGATTATCGTGGACATGCTGAGAAGAAAACTGCCCATTCTTGCGAAGAATGATTTTCACGCATAATAATGCAACACATATAGCAATTATTAACACGCTCAATAATAATGTTTCTACCATTTTTATTACTTTTGCAGTGAATCTTTTACACTAAACAGTGGCAAAGGTAACATAAAACAATAAAAGGACAAAATAAAACAAAATAAAAAGATATAAAAAATGAGTAATGCAGAATTAAAACCAGCTCATGTATTTGAGCAGTTCGCCGAAATTAACAAAATTCCACGCCCATCAAAGCATGAGGAAATGATGATTGAATATCTAAAGAAGTTTGGTGCAAGCCATAATCTTGAAACAAAAGTTGACGAAACTGGTAATGTTCTAATACATAAACCAGCGACAAAGGGATTTGAAAACCGTGCGACAACAATATTACAGAGCCACATGGATATGGTTTGTGACAAACTTGTTGACGTGGACTTTGATTTCCACAAAGATGCTATACAAACATACGTTGACGGAGAATGGTTGCACGCAAAAGGTACAACTCTTGGTGCCGATGACGGTATTGGAGATGCTATAGAACTGGCTATTCTTGCCAGCGAAGATATAGAACACGGTCCTATTGAATGCGTTTTCACACGTGATGAAGAAACCGGACTTACTGGAGCATTTGGCATGAAGTCTGATTTCATGAGCGGCAAGTATCTTATAAACCTTGACTCTGAAGACGAAGGACAAATATTCGTAAGCTGCGCAGGAGGAATTAATACAACTGCAACATTCACATTCAAACGTGAGAAAGCACCTGCAAACTACTTCTTTATGGAAGGTTCACTAAAAGGATTAAACGGAGGTCATTCTGGTGACGACATAAATAAGAAGAGAGCAAACGCTATAAAGATTATGGCGCGCTTCCTATATATGGAACAGGATAAAATGGATGTCCGTCTAGCACAATGGAACTCTGGAAAAATGCACAACGCGATACCTCGCGATGGCAAAATAATATTTGCTGTTCCTGCAGATAAGAAAGAAGAGGTTAGGTCTGATTGGAATATATTTGCAGCAGACGTAGAAGACGAGTTCCATGTAACAGACCCAACAATGGTTTGGGACATGCATAGCACTGATTCACAAAATGTTTTGCCAAAGACGGCATCACACAATGTAATCCTTTCTTTGCAGGCTTTGGACAATGGTCCTCTTACGAACTGCCAAGACGAGGCAATTGCATATATGGTTGAAACATCAAGCAACGTAGCCAGCGTTCAGAGTGAAGAAGATAAAATCATTATAGTTTCAAGTCAGAGAAGTAATGTTATGAGCAATCTTCGCAATATGGCAAACGCTATTAAAGCCACTTTCGAACTTGCAGGAGCCAACGTTGAACAAAACGATGGTTATCCAGCATGGAAAATGAACCCAGAAAGCAAACTTGTGAAGATTACCGTTGAAGCATACAAAAAACTATTTGGAAAAGATCCTGTTGTAAAAGGTATTCATGCAGGATTGGAATGCGGACTATTCTCAGAGAAATATCCTAACTTAGACATGGTTAGCTTTGGCCCGACATTACGTAATGTTCACACTCCAGACGAGTGCTTATTTATTCCTACAGTACAAATAGTTTGGGATCATCTTTTGGAGATACTTAAAAACATTCCACAAGAGTAAATTACTTACAATAATATAATAAGAAAAGAGGTCTCAAAAAACGAGACCTCTTTTTTCATGTACATATATATAAACTATGTTCGCATTAGGCCAAAGCCTTGCGTATATATTCCCTAACCTCCTTACGGGCTGAACCAAGACGATGTTCAACACTTTTGTAATTCATATCTAATGTCTGGGAAATTTCAGACACTTTCATACCATTATATATATTTAGACGATAAATCTTTTGTTGATGTTCAGACAAAGATGTTATACCGTGTTCCAAGATTTCATTGATCTCATTTACGGAGTAAACCGACATTGGATTATCTGAAGAGACACCTACAAACATTCCTCCTGAATGCTTTACATAATGCTCATATTCGTCAACATACTTACGATGACGCCAATAATCATATATCAAGTTGCGAGCTGTTGTATAAACTAGACTTGGTAATGTAACAGGAGTGACCATACTATCTATAGACATCAACTTCAAGAAGACATTCTGAACAATGTCCTCAGCAGTCTCACTATATAGCAAGCGTTTAGCAACAAAGGCTTTGAGCTCTTCGTAATGTTGAGAGTAATATTCAGCGATTATACTGAATTCGGCATTAGTATCTTTCATAAATTCCAACCTATAAAATGGTTTTGATTTACGCAAAGATAATACAAATATTTTGTCCCGTAAAACCTAAAAACATTAATTCTGTTTAAATGAAACATATTATTATGAAAACGATAACATTTTGTTACAACAGAAAAAGAATATGATATACCAGATAAAATGGTATGTAACAGAAAACAAACAAATTGAGACAAATTTTAGACATCGTCTGATATTTACGAGAATTCAAAAATCCAAAAACAACACACATGAAATAATAAAAGAGACAAATTATTACGTGCTGAATTAAGAGCAACTGCCAAATTTCATATTAAATTAAGACTAACTCTTCACAATCTATTACGTCTAAATAAATATGATCACTCAACTATATTGTAACTAAGTTTTCTTTTAAAACTAATACCGTTTTGAAGATAACCGATTTTTAAAATCATCAAGCCTCTCATTACTCTATAAAATTATGAATAACAAATATTTATAATGGATCAAAGGTAAAATCATCATTTAGCTTGAATAACGAATATCAGTTCCAAATAAATCATAATATTTCAAGATCAATATATCTAGTTCATCAGTATTGAATTTTTCAATTCATACATATAAAGTAACAAGATGATTAGATGCTCTACTCTACCACTAAAAGCTTTTTTATACCACTAATGTCAGAATGTCATGAGCCCTTTGTTTATAAGGGTTGAGAGAGTGACATTAAGTGTCATTAAAACATTATTCTGTTAGAGATGGGAATACGTCTTATATAAAAAAAAGAGAAATTCAATAAAGAATTTCTCTTTTTGTGACTCCGCTGGGATTCAAACCCGGAACCTTCTGATCCGTAGTCAGATGCTCTATTCAGTTGAGCTACGGAGCCATTTTTTATAGTTTTGCAATTGAATGTGACTCCGCTGGGATTCAAACCCGGAACCTTCTGATCCGTAGTCAGATGCTCTATTCAGTTGAGCTACGGAGCCTCATTTCTTATTTGCGTGTGCAAAAGTAATGCTTTTAATTGAAATGAAGAAATATAACATCAAGTTATTTCTTTGCATTAACATTTCTTAAGCATTACTTTCGCACTAAACACATAATTACTTTATCAAATCAACAGAACGCTTTAGGAATGAATCGAGAGCCTGTCCCTTCAACATTCCGTTCTGCAGCAAAGCCAAGTCAATGAGCTGATGAACTATTTCATCATCCTTTGCATACTCAGAAATAATCTCAGTCTGTTTAGTCTTCTGCTCGTTTATTGCTTTCTCTGTATTCTGCAAATCATCCTTCTCTTCTTTTGTCACCTCTTCAGGCTTCTTACTAGACTGACTTTGATGCAGTGCTGTAAGACGTGCCTGCAAGCCTTTCAATTCACTAAGAATAGGTTTAAGAGCATCTGAGATTTTGTTATTGCAGTTATCAAGGACTTTCTTAACCAAAGAATGATCACTGTTAAGAACTAGAGTGTAGCTATCAGGCATTTGCTGATAGAAACTCATTCCCGGCTGGAACTGACTAATCTGCTTCATTCTACGCATATACTCACTCTGTGTTATCACTACAGGTTGACTATTTTCGCCTAGAGATTGAACCTCAACATTAAATTCTGCCTTTTCAAGATGTGGCATCTGTGAACTAAATACCTTTGAAAGGTTATTGCTGTCATCGGCACCAAGATTATTCTCCTTAGTCTCCTCCTTAGCAATAAGTCGATCTGCAATATCCGCATCAACACGTGTGAAACGAACCTTTTCAAGTTTTTGTTCAAGCATGCTGACAATAGGAGTATCCAACTGACCGTCGAGCAATAAGACATTATATCCTTTATTCTTTGCTGCTTCAATATAAGTGTACTGCTCCTCCATGTTGTTTGCATAGAGATAAACTAGATAACCATCCTTGTCTGTCTGCTCATCTTTAATCAAAGTCTTATATTCTTCGAAAGTAAAATACTTACCTTCGACATCCTTCAACAATGTAAAGTCCTTAGCACGATCATAGAAATCTTCCTGTGAAAGCATGCCGTAGTTGATGAATATCTTCAAGTTATCCCATTTTTCCTCATATCCTTTACGATCTTCCTTAAAGATACTCTGTAAACGGTCAGCAACCTTCTTCGTGATATAAGTAGAAATCTTCTTTACATTAGCATCACTCTGCAAATAGCTTCGACTTACATTCAAAGGAATATCCGGAGAATCAATAACACCATGTAGCAAAGTAAGGAACTCAGGAACAATACCCTCAACTTGATCTGTTACGAAAACTTGATTGCAATACAACTGAATCTTGTTGCGCTGCAACTCAATATTATTCTTTATACGTGGGAAATAAAGAATACCGGTGAGATTAAACGGATAATCCACATTAAGATGAATCCAGAACAATGGTTCATCCTGCATAGGATACAGTTCGCTATAGAATTTCTTATAATCTTCGTCTTTAAGACTTGCAGGAGCTTTCGTCCAAAGTGGTTCAATGCTATTGATAACATTATCCTCAGCAGTATCAACCTGTTTGCCATCTTTCCATTCAGTCTTCTTACCAAATACCAATGGTACAGGCATAAACTTACAATACTTATTGAGTAGTTCCTCGATCTTTGATTTCTGAAGGAATTCTTTGCAGTCATCACTTATATGTAATACAATCTCGCTACCACGTCCATCTTTCTCAACATCCTCAATTTCGAAAGAAGGAGTACCGTCACAAGTCCACTTAACACCCTTTGAACCATCCTTGTAAGAACGAGTGATTATGTCTACACGGTCACTGACCATGAAACTAGAATAGAACCCCAATCCAAAATGACCAATAATAGCATTTGCATTATCTTTATACTTGTCAAGGAAGTCTGTAACACCTGAGAAAGCAATCTGATTGATATATTTATCAATCTCCTCTTCTGTCATACCAATACCATTATCACTTATAGTAATGGTCTTTGCAGCCTCATCCAAAGTTATACGAACAGCCAAATCGCCAAGTTCTCCCTTGAAATCACCTTTTTCAGCAAGAGTTTTTATTTTCTGCGTAGCGTCAACAGCGTTACTAATCATTTCACGAAGAAAGATTTCATGATCAGAATAGAGAAACTTTTTAATAACAGGGAATATATCCTCTGTTGTAACCCCAATATTTCCTTTTTGCATAATATTATATTTTTAAAATTTTCCATGATACATCATGCAAAGAGTGTGCCAAAAAAGAAAGGAACTCACAATAATGTAAGTTCCTTTCTTATATTTAAATTATGTATGTCATTATCCAAAGTTATCATACATAATAGCATCATTTTCAACTCCAAGACTGTCAAGATAGTCAGTAACTGTCTTAATGAGCATTGGAGGTCCACAAAGATAATACTCACAATCTTCTGGTGCTTCGTGGTCTTTAAGATATGTATCACGAATGCAATTAACGGCAAATCCAGCATAATATTTAACACCTGCAGCATCGGCTTTGGGATCTGGACGGTCTAGAGACAAGTGCATGTGGAAATTTGGAAATTCTTTTTCAAGTTCCCAAAAGTCTTCAAGGAAGAATGCTTCACTTAATGCACGTGCACCATAGAAGAAGTGCATCTCTCTGTCAGTAGTATGCAAAGTTTTTGTCATGTGCATAATCTGCGCACGCAAAGGAGCCATACCTGCACCTCCACCAATCCATATCATCTCTTTACCTGATGTGAAATTAGGATGGAAATCTCCATAAGGACCACTCATTCTAACCTTATCACCAGCTTTTAGAGAGAAAATATAAGAAGATCCAATACCTGTAGGGACATCCATGAAACCAACTTGTGGACGTGGCAGGAATGGTGTTGAAGCAATACGTACAGTAAGAGTTATGATATCACCTTCTGCAGGATAATTTGCCATTGAATACGCACGTACAGTAGGCTCTGGATTATGAGCTTTCAACGAAAGAATATTAAAGTTCTTCCATACAGATATATACTCATCGCCAATCAAATCCTTATCGAAATCTTTGTCATAATCAATGCAATCGTATGCAGGAATAGCAATCTGAGCATAAGAACCAGGAACAAAGTCCATGTGTTCCCCTGGAGGTAACGCAACTTTGAATTCCTTTATAAAAGAACTTACGTTCTTATTTGAGATAACGGTACACTCCCACTCTTTCACTCCAAGTATACTCTCTGGCACTTTAATATTCAAGTTACCGTTAACTTTGCACTGGCATCCTAGACGCCAATGTTCCTTGATTTGCTTACGCGTAAAATGAGAACGTTCTGAATCTAATATTTCACCGCCACCTTCGAGCACCTGTACTTTACACTGACCACAGCTAGCTTTTCCACCGCAGGCTGAAGGAAGATAGATACCATTTTCGTTAAGTGTAGACATCAAACTGTCACCTTGACTTACGGATAATTTTTTATCTTCATTAATAACGATTTCTACACTTCCGCTAGGTGAAAGGTATTTCTTTGCGACAAGCAGCATTATGACCAAGAGGAGAATTGTAGCAAGGAAGACTCCTATACTTACTATTATAAATTGTCCCATATTATTATTTATCCCTTTTAAAATTTAAGACCAGAGAAACACATCATTGCTATTGCCATAAGACCAACTGTAATAAAAGTAATGCCTAATCCCTGAAGAGGTTTTGGCACATCACTATATTGCATTTTTTCTCTTATCGCTCCCATTGAGACAATTGCTAGTGTCCAACCTAAGCCACTACCAACAGCATAAGCTATCGCATCCCACACATTACCTATATATTGTGTGTTTGAAGGATCGAGATTAATGCGCTGCTGCATAAACAGTGACGCACCCATAATAGCACAGTTCACAGCGATAAGCGGAAGAAATATACCAAGAGCAGCATAAAGTGATGGCGAATATTTCTCAACAGCCATCTCAACTAATTGGGTAATACCGGCTATGACAGCAATAAACAATATAAAACTTAGGTATGATAAATCTACACCATCTATAAGACAATCAGGACCTAGGACATATACCTGTAGCAAATAATCCACAGGAACTGTGACCAGTAACACGAATGTCACGGCTAATCCTAGTCCTAATGAAGTTTTTACATTCTTCGATACGGCAAGAAAAGAGCACATACCCAAGAAGAATGCGAAAATCATGTTGTCCACAAATATGGATCTGAAAAATAAACTTATTAAATGTTCCATAATCTTTCTTTTTAGGTATTGTTATTTATTTTCCTCTTCTTTATAAAAATAAGCTCTATGTATCCAGATTACACATCCCAGAAGTATCAATGCCATTGCAGGCATTGTCATCATACCATTGTTAATGTATCCGGCATCATAAGCTGACTGCGGAATAATTGTAAATCCTAGTAGCGTACCACGTCCTAAAAGTTCACGCACGGCACCGACAACAACCAATATCAACGCATAACCAAGTCCGTTTCCTAATCCATCAAGAAAACTAGGCCAAGGTTTGTTCATCATAGCAAAAGCTTCAAGACGTCCCATTAGTATGCAGTTTGTTATTATAAGACCTACATACACTGACAACTGAACACTTACATCATAGGCAAAAGCCTTCAGTATCTGACTGACAATTGTTACTAATGCAGCAACAACTACCAACTGAACAATAATACGAATACGATTAGGTATTGTCTTACGAATCAAAGAAACAATAACATTTGAAAAGGCAGTGATTACTGCTACGGCAAGCCCCATAACAATTGAAGGTTTTAATTGCGAAGTGACCGCAAGAGAAGAACAGATTCCAAGAACCTGTACTAATATAGGATTATTTCCATTAAACGGACCTGTTAGAACCTCTTTGTTCTCCTTTGAAAACAGTTTACTCATATCTATATTCCTCCCTATTATTTTTCATTAAGAAATGTTTTATACTTTGAGAGACAATCCTTAAGCATAGCGCTCACGCCATTGGATGTCAAAGTGGCACCAGTAACGCCATCGCATTGTGTCGTTGGATCCTTAACGTCGCTCTTCTTAAGAACAGACAAAGCTACATCATCAGAACCATTCTTAAAAATTTTCTTTCCCTTGAACTGCTCCTGCCATGCAATATTGTCTTTTATTTCAGCACCAAGTCCTGCTGTCTCACTTTCATGATTGAAATAAGCACCAAAAATAGTTGTTTTATCTGCATTAACTGCTATATAGCCCCATATTGGTCCCCAAAGTCCCATACCATAGACAGGCATTACATACTTAGTTTCCCCATTAACCTTACATACAAACAAAGCAAGTTTACCAGCCTTGTAATCCGCACTGTTTAATTTAAAACCACTTTTTTCACCACCTTCAGAACCCTTTGCTACTGTTTTTCCAGCAGCATCTATGATAGCATCCGCTGTGATATCCTTAACATACTCATCGGCAGCCTGCTTGTCAGAAATATCTCTGATATTCAATGCTGCAAGGATCTGCTTTTTCTTATCAAGAGCCACATTTGCATCTTGTGCAGGCTTTAAGGCTTGAAATACAAAAGCCATTAAAAAAGCTACGATGACGACTATTATTGATGAATAGATAATAGTATATGTATTACCATTGGTATTTAATCCCTTTTTACCAGCATGATGAACATTCTCTTCACCACTCTCCGTTATCTCCTCAAATTCCGAAGACGGAGATTGACATATCGGACATTTTTCTGGAGCAGTGTCGCCCTCATGGATATATCCACAAACTTTACATCTGAATTTCTTTGTTGCCATATCCGTTATTATTTAGTTTTTAAACGTTTCATTCTCTTTGATATATTGCTCTGTACAACACAATAGTCAATAAGTGGCGCAAACATGTTCATCAACAATAT
Protein-coding sequences here:
- the kdsB gene encoding 3-deoxy-manno-octulosonate cytidylyltransferase, which produces MKFIGLIPARYASTRFPGKPLALLAGKPVIQHVYEQASKVLDAVYVATDDERIYNKVKEFGGKAVMTSTEHHSGTDRIEEALQKVGGDFDVVVNIQGDEPFIQKSQIETLCKCFDDKNTQIATLGKPFESIEAVENPNSPKIVLDNNGYAMYFSRSIIPFIRGVEKNEWLNKHAFLKHLGVYAYRSNVLNEITKLPQSELELAESLEQLRWLQNGYKIKVGLTNAETVGIDTPDDLKRAEDFIRNRQ
- a CDS encoding DUF2461 domain-containing protein, with protein sequence MDAKRILNFLSDVSKNNNRDWFHENKDEYDSCKAEFEAGVTKAIAAISQFDPSISHITAKDACFRFYRDVRFREDKRPYKDHFGAYIGAHGKKSLHAGYYIHLQPEACLVSAGAYWLPTNILTACRNEIMGNIDEWRKCVENGKFINLFGYPNEGDWEKHSGKGFGLTHLKTSPKGFPRDYEFIEYLKMKDYACWKYVSDDYYEGDGWLENMVDILKTAKPMMDFTNNVIDDYE
- the nth gene encoding endonuclease III — protein: MTRKERFNYILDYFSKKVGNVTTELDFGSAFQLLVATLLSAQCTDKRINMVTPNLFKHYPTANEMAKADVEDIFELVKSVSYPNAKANHLSEMSKMLMSDFDGNVPDNTEDLTKLPGVGRKTANVIQAVWFGKPTLAVDTHVYRVSHRLGLVPANANTPFKVECELLKYIPENEVTNAHHWLLLHGRYTCKSLNPQCDKCALNDICPKIMEGSKLA
- a CDS encoding OmpH family outer membrane protein, yielding MNKKNIFKTMAVVAVATMAMTSCDQSAPKLDSKSDAAQSNPTKLKIAYVEVDSIMSQYKFCKDYSLTLQKKGQNIQSTLAAKQQQLQAAAANFQQKVQQNAYTREQAEAINAGLQRQNADLQTLNQRLSAEFQSETNKYNNALRDSIQNFLKVYNKDKKYTLILSKAGDNLLYADKTYDITNEVIAGLNKSYKPSAKMAATEKK
- a CDS encoding aminoacyl-histidine dipeptidase, which gives rise to MSNAELKPAHVFEQFAEINKIPRPSKHEEMMIEYLKKFGASHNLETKVDETGNVLIHKPATKGFENRATTILQSHMDMVCDKLVDVDFDFHKDAIQTYVDGEWLHAKGTTLGADDGIGDAIELAILASEDIEHGPIECVFTRDEETGLTGAFGMKSDFMSGKYLINLDSEDEGQIFVSCAGGINTTATFTFKREKAPANYFFMEGSLKGLNGGHSGDDINKKRANAIKIMARFLYMEQDKMDVRLAQWNSGKMHNAIPRDGKIIFAVPADKKEEVRSDWNIFAADVEDEFHVTDPTMVWDMHSTDSQNVLPKTASHNVILSLQALDNGPLTNCQDEAIAYMVETSSNVASVQSEEDKIIIVSSQRSNVMSNLRNMANAIKATFELAGANVEQNDGYPAWKMNPESKLVKITVEAYKKLFGKDPVVKGIHAGLECGLFSEKYPNLDMVSFGPTLRNVHTPDECLFIPTVQIVWDHLLEILKNIPQE
- a CDS encoding RNA polymerase sigma factor is translated as MKDTNAEFSIIAEYYSQHYEELKAFVAKRLLYSETAEDIVQNVFLKLMSIDSMVTPVTLPSLVYTTARNLIYDYWRHRKYVDEYEHYVKHSGGMFVGVSSDNPMSVYSVNEINEILEHGITSLSEHQQKIYRLNIYNGMKVSEISQTLDMNYKSVEHRLGSARKEVREYIRKALA
- the htpG gene encoding molecular chaperone HtpG, whose translation is MQKGNIGVTTEDIFPVIKKFLYSDHEIFLREMISNAVDATQKIKTLAEKGDFKGELGDLAVRITLDEAAKTITISDNGIGMTEEEIDKYINQIAFSGVTDFLDKYKDNANAIIGHFGLGFYSSFMVSDRVDIITRSYKDGSKGVKWTCDGTPSFEIEDVEKDGRGSEIVLHISDDCKEFLQKSKIEELLNKYCKFMPVPLVFGKKTEWKDGKQVDTAEDNVINSIEPLWTKAPASLKDEDYKKFYSELYPMQDEPLFWIHLNVDYPFNLTGILYFPRIKNNIELQRNKIQLYCNQVFVTDQVEGIVPEFLTLLHGVIDSPDIPLNVSRSYLQSDANVKKISTYITKKVADRLQSIFKEDRKGYEEKWDNLKIFINYGMLSQEDFYDRAKDFTLLKDVEGKYFTFEEYKTLIKDEQTDKDGYLVYLYANNMEEQYTYIEAAKNKGYNVLLLDGQLDTPIVSMLEQKLEKVRFTRVDADIADRLIAKEETKENNLGADDSNNLSKVFSSQMPHLEKAEFNVEVQSLGENSQPVVITQSEYMRRMKQISQFQPGMSFYQQMPDSYTLVLNSDHSLVKKVLDNCNNKISDALKPILSELKGLQARLTALHQSQSSKKPEEVTKEEKDDLQNTEKAINEQKTKQTEIISEYAKDDEIVHQLIDLALLQNGMLKGQALDSFLKRSVDLIK
- the nqrF gene encoding NADH:ubiquinone reductase (Na(+)-transporting) subunit F, with the protein product MGQFIIVSIGVFLATILLLVIMLLVAKKYLSPSGSVEIVINEDKKLSVSQGDSLMSTLNENGIYLPSACGGKASCGQCKVQVLEGGGEILDSERSHFTRKQIKEHWRLGCQCKVNGNLNIKVPESILGVKEWECTVISNKNVSSFIKEFKVALPPGEHMDFVPGSYAQIAIPAYDCIDYDKDFDKDLIGDEYISVWKNFNILSLKAHNPEPTVRAYSMANYPAEGDIITLTVRIASTPFLPRPQVGFMDVPTGIGSSYIFSLKAGDKVRMSGPYGDFHPNFTSGKEMIWIGGGAGMAPLRAQIMHMTKTLHTTDREMHFFYGARALSEAFFLEDFWELEKEFPNFHMHLSLDRPDPKADAAGVKYYAGFAVNCIRDTYLKDHEAPEDCEYYLCGPPMLIKTVTDYLDSLGVENDAIMYDNFG
- the nqrE gene encoding NADH:ubiquinone reductase (Na(+)-transporting) subunit E; this encodes MEHLISLFFRSIFVDNMIFAFFLGMCSFLAVSKNVKTSLGLGLAVTFVLLVTVPVDYLLQVYVLGPDCLIDGVDLSYLSFILFIAVIAGITQLVEMAVEKYSPSLYAALGIFLPLIAVNCAIMGASLFMQQRINLDPSNTQYIGNVWDAIAYAVGSGLGWTLAIVSMGAIREKMQYSDVPKPLQGLGITFITVGLMAIAMMCFSGLKF
- a CDS encoding NADH:ubiquinone reductase (Na(+)-transporting) subunit D, whose product is MSKLFSKENKEVLTGPFNGNNPILVQVLGICSSLAVTSQLKPSIVMGLAVAVITAFSNVIVSLIRKTIPNRIRIIVQLVVVAALVTIVSQILKAFAYDVSVQLSVYVGLIITNCILMGRLEAFAMMNKPWPSFLDGLGNGLGYALILVVVGAVRELLGRGTLLGFTIIPQSAYDAGYINNGMMTMPAMALILLGCVIWIHRAYFYKEEENK
- the nqrC gene encoding NADH:ubiquinone reductase (Na(+)-transporting) subunit C; amino-acid sequence: MATKKFRCKVCGYIHEGDTAPEKCPICQSPSSEFEEITESGEENVHHAGKKGLNTNGNTYTIIYSSIIVVIVAFLMAFVFQALKPAQDANVALDKKKQILAALNIRDISDKQAADEYVKDITADAIIDAAGKTVAKGSEGGEKSGFKLNSADYKAGKLALFVCKVNGETKYVMPVYGMGLWGPIWGYIAVNADKTTIFGAYFNHESETAGLGAEIKDNIAWQEQFKGKKIFKNGSDDVALSVLKKSDVKDPTTQCDGVTGATLTSNGVSAMLKDCLSKYKTFLNEK